The following are encoded together in the Bacteroidales bacterium genome:
- a CDS encoding endonuclease/exonuclease/phosphatase family protein → MLILAFLCFSNFVFTQQSVTLMTYNLLKFSENSSDRLPCFKTVLDSLQPDILIVQEIFSQGAIDLFHSNALDTSYQKGIFIDGPDSDNGVFYKHDRFTFVSNTPIPTALRNISEFKLVFQPTGDTLRIYSVHLKASSGSASETQRLQEVMALRNITNSLPAGSNFVVCGDFNMYKSSEPAYQALIYNNQESEGHFIDPISLTGTWNKAEHARFHTQSTRTRQFGGGASGGLDDRFDMILFSSAIEQPGGVHYMPNSTWAVGNDGFHYNDSVNKQPNSSVSQVLADALHCASDHLPVIARFFFGGTVINLSVSLEEGWNSISTFFEPYNTEIPFIVAPLGANFIALHDIEGLVYPEGGTNSIENWNYHLGYALKVSESATLIIQGYLPDNAWVQINEGWNMIPVLSDSAKQIEDVFGQNLVHVEMIKEVAGTNVFWPAMGIFSLEYLNPKAAYYLKSSRVFTADFQSVK, encoded by the coding sequence ATGTTAATCCTGGCATTTCTTTGTTTTTCAAATTTCGTGTTCACCCAGCAGTCGGTTACTCTGATGACCTACAACCTGCTTAAGTTTAGCGAAAACAGTTCGGATAGGTTACCCTGCTTTAAAACAGTGCTCGACAGCCTTCAACCAGATATTCTCATTGTACAGGAAATCTTTTCACAGGGCGCCATTGATCTTTTTCATTCTAATGCGCTGGATACATCCTATCAAAAAGGTATTTTTATCGACGGTCCTGACAGTGATAATGGTGTTTTTTACAAACACGACCGGTTTACTTTCGTAAGCAATACACCAATCCCAACGGCACTGCGCAACATCAGCGAGTTCAAATTGGTTTTTCAGCCCACGGGGGATACCCTTCGTATTTATTCGGTTCACCTCAAAGCGAGTTCAGGATCAGCCAGCGAAACACAGCGATTGCAGGAAGTTATGGCACTCAGAAACATCACCAACTCGCTCCCGGCCGGCAGCAATTTTGTTGTCTGTGGTGACTTTAACATGTATAAATCTTCAGAACCAGCCTACCAGGCACTGATCTACAATAACCAGGAGTCTGAAGGGCATTTCATTGATCCCATCAGCCTGACCGGAACATGGAATAAAGCAGAACATGCCCGTTTTCACACACAAAGCACACGAACACGTCAATTTGGAGGCGGTGCTTCTGGTGGTCTCGATGATCGGTTCGATATGATTCTTTTCTCAAGTGCTATCGAACAACCTGGTGGGGTTCATTATATGCCTAATTCCACATGGGCTGTTGGAAACGATGGTTTTCATTACAACGACAGCGTTAACAAACAGCCAAACAGCAGCGTTTCACAGGTCCTTGCCGATGCGTTGCACTGCGCTTCAGACCATCTTCCGGTGATTGCCAGGTTTTTTTTTGGAGGCACTGTAATTAATTTATCTGTTTCGCTTGAAGAAGGGTGGAATTCCATTTCAACATTTTTCGAGCCTTACAACACTGAGATCCCGTTCATTGTTGCCCCTTTGGGCGCCAACTTTATTGCTCTCCATGATATTGAAGGGCTGGTTTATCCTGAAGGAGGTACGAATTCAATAGAAAATTGGAATTACCATCTTGGTTATGCTTTGAAAGTGAGTGAATCAGCTACATTGATCATTCAGGGCTATCTGCCTGATAATGCATGGGTACAAATTAATGAAGGATGGAACATGATCCCCGTATTGTCTGACAGCGCAAAGCAAATTGAAGATGTTTTTGGTCAAAACCTGGTACATGTTGAAATGATCAAAGAAGTGGCAGGAACAAACGTATTCTGGCCGGCGATGGGAATTTTCAGTCTTGAATACCTCAACCCAAAGGCTGCCTATTATCTGAAAAGCAGCCGGGTATTTACTGCAGATTTTCAATCAGTCAAATAG
- a CDS encoding nitronate monooxygenase produces MITRITELFRIKYPIIQAGMIWCSGWRLAAAVSEAGGLGLIGAGSMYPDVFVEHLKKIKVATTKPFGVNLPLLYPQMDEIVEIVLREKVKIVFTSAGNPKKWTPVFKDHGITVVHVVAGSKFAIKAREAGVDAIVAEGFEAGGHNGIDETTTMVLIPLIQKIVDLPLIAAGGIGTGRQMLAAFALGADGVQVGSRFVASEESSAHPIFKQKVICANEGDTKLTLKQVVPVRLIRNKFFDEIEQMQNSGASVDEIKTHLGRGRAKLGMFEGNADEGELEIGQVSVLINEIKPAGDIIREMMAEFLEVKRGLCG; encoded by the coding sequence ATGATCACAAGAATCACAGAACTTTTCAGGATAAAATACCCCATCATCCAGGCGGGGATGATCTGGTGCTCGGGGTGGCGGTTGGCTGCCGCTGTTTCGGAGGCGGGCGGGCTGGGGCTGATCGGCGCCGGCTCGATGTACCCCGATGTGTTTGTGGAACACCTGAAGAAAATCAAAGTGGCCACCACTAAGCCTTTTGGTGTGAACCTCCCGCTGCTTTATCCGCAAATGGACGAAATCGTTGAAATCGTACTTCGCGAAAAGGTGAAGATCGTTTTTACCTCAGCGGGTAATCCGAAGAAATGGACCCCGGTGTTCAAAGATCATGGAATAACGGTGGTTCATGTCGTTGCAGGTTCCAAATTTGCCATCAAAGCCCGGGAGGCCGGGGTGGATGCCATCGTTGCCGAAGGTTTTGAAGCTGGGGGTCACAATGGGATTGATGAAACCACGACGATGGTCCTCATCCCCTTAATCCAGAAAATTGTTGACCTGCCACTAATTGCAGCAGGCGGGATTGGAACAGGCCGCCAGATGCTGGCTGCCTTTGCGCTGGGGGCTGACGGTGTGCAGGTGGGAAGCCGGTTTGTGGCCTCTGAGGAGTCGTCGGCACATCCGATTTTTAAACAAAAGGTTATCTGCGCCAATGAAGGCGATACAAAACTGACGTTGAAACAGGTGGTTCCTGTAAGATTAATCCGGAATAAGTTTTTTGATGAAATCGAGCAAATGCAAAATTCCGGAGCATCGGTGGATGAAATAAAAACTCATCTCGGACGAGGTCGGGCGAAGTTGGGCATGTTTGAGGGAAACGCCGACGAAGGGGAATTGGAAATTGGCCAGGTTTCGGTATTGATCAATGAAATAAAGCCAGCCGGAGATATTATTCGTGAAATGATGGCTGAATTTTTAGAGGTAAAAAGGGGGTTGTGCGGTTAA
- a CDS encoding DUF4844 domain-containing protein, translated as MTKFEEFKNKEKFLQDDKLFYPGIGDPKLKPILTEKINLVADDFKKLADKGNSTDKDYQNAIKIGLERFADLYLQLDTEDRERVCSYFEELMDIVGLESSGGHLNNFMYGFDPSK; from the coding sequence ATGACAAAGTTTGAAGAGTTCAAAAACAAAGAAAAATTTTTACAAGATGACAAACTTTTTTATCCAGGAATTGGCGACCCGAAACTGAAACCTATTTTGACAGAGAAAATCAATCTTGTCGCAGACGACTTTAAAAAACTTGCGGACAAAGGAAACTCAACAGATAAGGATTATCAAAACGCAATTAAAATCGGACTTGAAAGATTCGCTGACCTTTACTTGCAACTTGACACAGAAGACCGAGAAAGAGTTTGTAGTTACTTTGAAGAACTAATGGACATTGTAGGACTTGAAAGTTCAGGTGGACATTTGAATAACTTTATGTATGGATTTGACCCTTCAAAATAG
- a CDS encoding T9SS type A sorting domain-containing protein gives MKKILLISSLLTLFTGYSFAQCDENEVEVRVEIMTDDWGYETSWTLSDLLGTIVMQGGQNGVYQNNTSYSDSICVLSNECLFFEIYDTWGDGIYAPGGCKVYLDEMLVYSASNDIGSYAMTVVNCWDSCGMILTALNDLQAHINGAITLDAEELTLIRNVFTLFPECLAGSESNILLSKSVVEDYDNEIGALFTTPTTENGFPKDPAAAPGMELERAMFALQQGIFDCVFTPEIYADYPQHINGWKFNSCSVFPGFVDPPADSSASNSALILANFEDPDGMNPYFDINGDGTDHALRPTGLYLSPGSIASVTVPDSLVGQGYYIRVGSHEWDLTDRTYFRRFDRISRKFPITSTTTEVFNPFGGAISVLVPYGANDGIVGISVSNGVEAPFFSLKSFYETPDFNAEFSKPGPWAVFETENVMFTIPKHSIAPFQYDLMQAMLDWESAVRGVNSILARQIIPDKHNMYMIADIDIRTGSYSIGYPMSNTPLNYTNVPGPAYFINGPGPDDETNFHETGHALAISKFPGEEEALVNVPYIMAMNYGLDVDLNVAVNYSFVPNTFDIDKTATHRIVSNTFGSERDISNTTTDEVRYQHRGYGHYFEIVNMFGWCPLRNFWKQEFMDFENGIIHGGNDQEIDSRIIRMSVAAQADLRPLFHVFGILPQDSIAVQDTLAQIGVPQSLTVYNRLQDYFDLIPEDNAAFVNYALSVYPDLYTNGPIEDPDYGVGWHYQKSLTYDAAEAQIRTDILQSIIELYYPDGEPAGNGNPDVCCLLDTMNIYMVNEVIIVTGGVPPYDISIDTTGNVMTVAVVDFDGCESTAQFILTSLTDEEAEGLRIYPNPASTEIYIDFTGGNKQIESLRIVSIHGQVLTQSRKADRINISALKEGVYLLQIELAGGVQISKRILILR, from the coding sequence ATGAAAAAAATTTTATTAATCAGTTCCCTTCTGACCCTTTTTACAGGTTACAGCTTCGCTCAATGCGACGAAAATGAAGTTGAAGTGAGAGTAGAAATAATGACAGATGATTGGGGTTATGAAACTTCCTGGACCTTGTCCGATCTATTGGGCACTATAGTCATGCAAGGTGGCCAGAATGGAGTTTACCAAAACAACACGAGCTATTCTGATAGCATCTGCGTTCTTTCTAATGAGTGCTTGTTTTTTGAGATTTATGATACATGGGGAGATGGCATTTATGCTCCCGGCGGGTGTAAGGTTTATCTGGATGAAATGCTTGTTTACAGTGCTTCCAATGACATTGGATCTTACGCCATGACCGTTGTGAATTGCTGGGATTCATGTGGTATGATTCTTACTGCGCTTAATGATCTTCAGGCACACATCAATGGAGCAATCACGCTTGACGCCGAGGAACTCACACTGATCAGAAATGTTTTCACGTTATTCCCGGAATGTCTGGCCGGCAGCGAATCTAACATATTGCTATCAAAAAGTGTGGTTGAAGATTATGATAATGAAATAGGGGCACTTTTTACCACTCCCACCACCGAAAACGGCTTTCCCAAGGACCCTGCAGCAGCACCGGGTATGGAACTGGAACGGGCCATGTTTGCCCTTCAGCAGGGAATATTCGATTGTGTATTCACCCCAGAAATTTATGCAGATTATCCACAACACATAAATGGCTGGAAGTTCAATTCGTGCTCCGTTTTCCCCGGATTTGTTGACCCGCCGGCAGATTCATCCGCAAGTAATTCCGCACTCATCCTGGCAAATTTTGAAGACCCGGATGGGATGAACCCCTACTTCGATATTAATGGAGATGGAACCGATCATGCCCTTCGACCTACGGGTCTGTATTTATCTCCCGGAAGTATAGCCAGTGTTACTGTGCCTGATAGTTTGGTTGGCCAGGGCTATTATATCAGAGTAGGGTCTCATGAATGGGATTTGACCGACAGAACCTATTTCAGACGATTTGACAGGATATCGCGGAAATTTCCAATCACTTCAACGACAACAGAGGTTTTCAATCCGTTTGGAGGAGCGATTTCGGTTCTTGTTCCCTACGGCGCCAATGATGGTATTGTCGGGATCAGTGTGAGCAACGGTGTGGAAGCCCCCTTCTTTTCGCTGAAGTCATTTTATGAAACCCCAGACTTCAACGCCGAATTCAGCAAGCCTGGTCCCTGGGCTGTCTTTGAGACAGAAAATGTCATGTTCACCATTCCTAAGCATTCTATTGCCCCTTTTCAGTATGATCTCATGCAAGCCATGCTGGACTGGGAGTCGGCTGTACGGGGTGTCAATTCCATTTTAGCCAGACAGATCATTCCCGACAAACACAATATGTATATGATTGCTGATATAGATATCAGAACTGGCTCTTATTCAATCGGCTATCCGATGTCTAACACACCGCTGAACTATACCAATGTCCCCGGCCCGGCTTATTTTATAAACGGTCCCGGACCTGATGATGAGACAAACTTTCATGAAACCGGGCATGCATTGGCGATATCTAAATTTCCGGGTGAGGAGGAGGCCCTGGTCAATGTACCATACATCATGGCTATGAATTATGGCCTCGATGTCGACCTGAATGTAGCGGTGAATTACAGCTTCGTTCCGAATACGTTTGACATCGACAAGACCGCCACCCATAGAATAGTCTCTAATACTTTTGGTTCAGAAAGAGATATTTCCAATACTACAACCGACGAAGTACGATACCAGCACAGAGGGTACGGACACTATTTTGAGATCGTTAATATGTTTGGGTGGTGTCCGCTCAGAAATTTCTGGAAGCAGGAATTCATGGACTTTGAGAATGGAATCATCCATGGCGGCAACGACCAGGAGATTGACAGCAGGATCATCAGGATGTCGGTTGCGGCGCAGGCCGATCTGCGTCCTTTGTTCCATGTTTTTGGAATTCTTCCACAAGATTCAATTGCGGTACAAGACACGTTGGCCCAGATCGGTGTACCGCAATCCCTCACGGTCTACAACAGACTGCAAGACTATTTCGACCTGATTCCTGAGGACAACGCGGCATTCGTCAATTACGCCCTGTCGGTTTACCCTGACCTGTACACGAATGGCCCGATAGAAGATCCTGATTATGGGGTAGGATGGCATTACCAGAAATCATTGACTTACGATGCAGCCGAAGCCCAGATCCGAACTGATATCCTTCAATCCATCATAGAACTCTATTATCCGGATGGTGAACCTGCGGGCAATGGTAATCCAGACGTTTGCTGCTTGCTTGACACCATGAATATCTACATGGTTAATGAAGTCATTATCGTGACGGGAGGCGTACCACCCTATGATATTTCCATTGACACAACTGGAAATGTTATGACTGTAGCCGTTGTGGATTTCGATGGATGTGAATCTACTGCTCAATTCATATTAACAAGTTTAACCGATGAAGAAGCGGAGGGACTTAGAATATACCCTAATCCTGCTTCGACAGAAATCTATATTGATTTTACAGGAGGTAATAAACAAATAGAGAGCTTACGAATAGTTTCGATTCATGGTCAGGTACTTACTCAATCCCGAAAAGCTGATCGAATTAATATATCTGCACTAAAAGAAGGGGTGTATTTACTGCAAATCGAATTGGCTGGTGGTGTACAAATAAGTAAACGAATTTTGATTTTGAGGTAG
- a CDS encoding Txe/YoeB family addiction module toxin produces the protein MKYIFVEESWEDYLYWQTTDKKINELLKDISRHPFTGLGKPEPLRHKYKGFWSRRIDGEHRLIYQVKNDEILIAKCRFHYD, from the coding sequence ATGAAGTACATATTTGTCGAAGAATCATGGGAGGATTATCTTTACTGGCAAACGACCGATAAGAAAATCAATGAACTGCTAAAAGATATTTCACGGCATCCCTTTACCGGCCTTGGAAAACCTGAACCACTCCGACATAAATACAAGGGCTTCTGGTCGAGGAGAATTGATGGAGAACACCGGTTGATTTACCAGGTTAAAAATGACGAAATTCTGATCGCGAAATGTAGGTTTCATTACGATTGA
- a CDS encoding type II toxin-antitoxin system prevent-host-death family antitoxin gives MLTTTISDFRKDIKRYLDEVTSNFETLVINRGKDTGVVVISLDEYNALKATQHELSSRANELRLDAAIEKLKKGETFEKELIES, from the coding sequence ATGTTAACCACAACGATTTCGGATTTTAGAAAAGACATCAAAAGGTACCTTGATGAGGTCACCTCCAATTTTGAAACGCTTGTCATCAATAGAGGTAAAGATACCGGTGTTGTTGTCATCTCGCTCGACGAGTACAACGCGCTGAAAGCCACGCAGCACGAACTGTCCTCACGGGCAAACGAACTGCGACTGGATGCCGCCATTGAAAAGCTAAAAAAAGGAGAAACCTTCGAAAAAGAGCTGATTGAGTCATGA
- a CDS encoding S46 family peptidase, producing MKNYFLRSMVTLFLLLPALSQADEGMWIPMLLEQLNEKQMQDMGMRLSAKDIYDINNGSMKDAIFLFGGGCTASAISADGLLLTNHHCGYGAIQRLSTIENDMLTNGFWAMNRQEELPSPGLTVTRLVRMENVTDQVLKGVSDGMTEKERSEIIKKNGEELVNQAKEGTHYTAFIRPFYYGNEYYLFVNEVFKDVRLVGAPPSGIGNFGGDTDNWMWPRHTGDFSLFRIYVNEKNEPAEYSPDNVPYKPHYVLPVSLKGIQEDDFTFVFGFPGRTEQYLPSYAIEMITQVQNPARIDLRRQKLDIYESFMSRDALVKLQYSNKHKGLSNAWKKWIGENNGIRKLNGIEKKEQHESAIQRWIESSQEKEKNYGSLLSHFKENYAQLTGLQLEMVYMQEAGLGIEIVRAARALSALENIARNKEATDEEVDAEVEKATTSLRTFYKDYHQPVDREVFIAMLASYREAVAKEKLPPVFDLIDQKFDGNIRQYADFVFEKSMFADQAKAMDFLEGFRKNQYKKLLKDPGYQLAGGLVKHYQEKIFPEVSRITNQNDSLMRLYMKAQLEFEPERRFYPDANSTLRVSYGNVKPYYPRDAVFYQKQTTIEGIIEKEDPNVEDYLVDDKLKQLYTTKDYGKYGLNGTLPVCFIATNHTTGGNSGSPAFNADGQLIGLNFDRVWEGTMSDLMFDPDQCRNIMLDMRYCLFIIDKYAGAGHLIEEMVVVE from the coding sequence ATGAAAAATTATTTTTTAAGATCAATGGTTACATTGTTCCTCCTGCTGCCTGCTTTATCTCAGGCAGACGAAGGAATGTGGATACCAATGCTCCTTGAGCAACTCAACGAGAAACAAATGCAGGACATGGGCATGCGCCTGTCGGCAAAAGACATCTATGACATCAACAACGGTTCGATGAAGGACGCCATTTTTCTTTTTGGAGGAGGCTGCACCGCATCGGCTATCTCGGCTGATGGATTATTGCTTACCAACCATCATTGCGGTTACGGCGCAATTCAACGGTTGAGCACCATCGAAAACGACATGCTGACCAATGGTTTTTGGGCAATGAATCGTCAGGAAGAATTGCCCAGCCCCGGACTTACGGTTACAAGGCTGGTAAGGATGGAAAATGTGACTGATCAGGTGCTTAAAGGTGTGAGTGATGGGATGACCGAAAAAGAACGGAGCGAGATCATCAAAAAGAACGGTGAAGAGCTGGTAAATCAAGCCAAAGAAGGCACGCATTATACTGCTTTCATCAGGCCATTCTACTACGGAAATGAGTATTATCTTTTTGTAAACGAAGTGTTTAAAGATGTCCGGTTAGTAGGGGCGCCACCTTCGGGTATAGGCAATTTTGGTGGCGATACCGATAACTGGATGTGGCCGCGGCATACCGGTGATTTTTCCCTTTTCAGGATCTATGTTAATGAGAAGAACGAACCGGCAGAATACTCGCCCGATAACGTCCCCTACAAACCCCATTATGTGCTTCCCGTTTCACTGAAAGGGATTCAGGAGGATGACTTTACTTTTGTTTTTGGATTTCCCGGTCGCACTGAACAATACCTCCCCTCCTACGCTATCGAAATGATTACCCAGGTGCAAAACCCGGCACGCATTGACCTTCGCCGCCAGAAACTCGATATCTATGAATCGTTCATGAGTCGGGATGCCCTGGTGAAATTACAATACTCCAATAAGCACAAAGGTTTATCGAATGCCTGGAAAAAATGGATAGGCGAAAATAATGGGATTCGCAAATTGAACGGGATTGAAAAAAAAGAACAGCACGAGTCTGCTATTCAACGCTGGATTGAGTCGTCGCAGGAAAAAGAAAAAAATTACGGAAGTTTACTGTCTCATTTCAAGGAAAATTATGCTCAATTAACCGGGCTTCAGCTGGAGATGGTTTACATGCAGGAAGCAGGACTTGGCATAGAGATCGTCAGGGCAGCCAGGGCGCTTTCAGCACTTGAGAACATTGCCCGAAACAAGGAAGCAACAGATGAAGAGGTGGATGCAGAAGTTGAAAAAGCAACCACTTCGCTCCGGACCTTTTACAAGGATTACCATCAGCCGGTTGACAGGGAGGTGTTTATAGCGATGCTTGCGTCCTACCGGGAAGCCGTTGCAAAAGAAAAATTACCCCCGGTATTTGATCTCATCGATCAGAAATTTGATGGTAACATCAGGCAATATGCTGATTTTGTTTTTGAAAAATCGATGTTTGCGGACCAGGCAAAAGCGATGGACTTTCTCGAAGGTTTCAGGAAGAACCAATACAAGAAATTGCTGAAAGACCCGGGTTATCAGCTTGCCGGCGGATTAGTGAAGCACTACCAGGAAAAAATATTTCCGGAAGTTTCCCGCATTACAAACCAAAACGACAGCCTGATGCGGTTATACATGAAAGCCCAGTTGGAGTTTGAACCGGAGCGCCGCTTCTATCCTGATGCCAATTCCACGCTAAGGGTATCCTATGGAAATGTCAAACCTTACTATCCGCGCGATGCTGTTTTCTATCAGAAACAAACCACCATCGAAGGCATCATCGAAAAAGAAGACCCCAATGTGGAAGATTACCTGGTGGATGATAAGCTGAAGCAGCTTTACACAACAAAGGACTACGGGAAATATGGGTTGAACGGAACTTTACCGGTTTGCTTCATTGCCACCAACCACACAACCGGCGGCAACTCCGGCAGCCCGGCTTTCAATGCTGATGGTCAGCTGATCGGGCTCAACTTCGACAGGGTGTGGGAAGGCACCATGAGCGATCTGATGTTTGACCCTGACCAATGCCGCAATATCATGCTCGACATGCGGTACTGCCTTTTCATCATCGACAAATATGCCGGCGCCGGGCATCTGATCGAAGAAATGGTGGTGGTGGAGTAG
- a CDS encoding DUF1801 domain-containing protein → MKIIANTPGQYIEQLPEDRKAAFTRLRKIILQNLPDGFVETMSYGMIGYVVPHSVYQPGYHCDTKLPLPFMSIASQKNYVAIYHMGMYAEKELLDWFIANYPKHTAARLDLGKSCIRFKKPDQIPYELIGELAGKMSVAKWIEIYEKNIKQ, encoded by the coding sequence ATGAAAATCATTGCAAACACACCCGGGCAATACATTGAACAATTGCCCGAAGACCGAAAAGCGGCTTTTACCCGGTTGAGAAAGATAATTCTCCAAAACCTTCCTGATGGCTTTGTGGAGACCATGAGTTATGGAATGATTGGATATGTTGTTCCACATTCAGTGTATCAACCGGGTTATCATTGCGATACGAAGTTGCCATTACCTTTTATGAGTATAGCTTCACAAAAAAATTATGTGGCAATTTACCACATGGGCATGTATGCAGAAAAAGAGCTATTAGATTGGTTTATTGCTAACTATCCAAAACACACTGCCGCCAGATTGGATTTGGGTAAAAGTTGCATTCGGTTCAAAAAGCCAGATCAGATTCCTTACGAATTGATCGGTGAGCTGGCAGGAAAAATGAGTGTCGCTAAATGGATTGAAATTTATGAAAAGAACATCAAACAGTAG
- a CDS encoding RidA family protein: protein MKKVIHTDKAPKAVGPYSQAIEKDGHLFISGQIPIDPAVGKVVEGGIKEQTEQVMKNIGAILQEAGYSYDDVVKSTCLLDDMDNFAAMNEVYARFYPNNPPARAAYGVVRLPLGVMVEIETIAMK, encoded by the coding sequence AAGGCAGTAGGACCTTACAGCCAGGCCATCGAAAAAGACGGACATCTGTTTATCTCGGGGCAAATCCCCATTGATCCTGCCGTCGGGAAAGTAGTGGAAGGAGGCATTAAAGAACAAACCGAGCAGGTTATGAAAAACATAGGGGCGATCCTGCAAGAAGCCGGCTATTCCTACGATGACGTTGTAAAATCAACCTGCTTATTGGACGACATGGATAATTTTGCAGCTATGAATGAAGTTTATGCCAGGTTCTATCCAAACAATCCACCAGCCCGCGCTGCTTATGGCGTTGTAAGATTGCCCCTGGGCGTGATGGTAGAAATTGAAACCATTGCGATGAAGTAG